From Salvia splendens isolate huo1 chromosome 3, SspV2, whole genome shotgun sequence, a single genomic window includes:
- the LOC121794606 gene encoding putative pentatricopeptide repeat-containing protein At2g02150, with protein MSMLLRRLKTSHCRSVSSSLFNSACCLFSGNLLAWDTCFLCSRCSFSTTSTFSNFNGLFHRETVVKIVKEERWDDFRLVGLLSSALAPVWVSRLLIMLKQDPLLALRFFKWAESQNGFRHTVDNYCVVAHILFCSRMYGDVHIVLRQLVTFHRDRGGDIRHLPLLAIVDVLWARRNVCVPGYGVFDALFSVLMELEMLEEARQCFLRMIKFRVIPKARSCDVLLRKYSKVADGVSAKKFFSDMIGAGIVPSIYTYNIMIGILCKEGDLKAARSLFERMKDMDISPDVVTYNSLVDGYGKLGELCEAVCVYEEMKAAGCSPDIITYNTLINCFCKFEKMPQAFNFLREMKEGCIRPNVVTYSTFIDAFCKEGMLQNAIKYFVDMRRVGLIPNEFTYTSLIDANFKTGKFEDALKFVKEMVEAAVKLNVVTYTALLDGLCEEGRLHEAEEVFTVMLKDGVVPNEKIYTALMQGYLKAKRIDDAMRIHEKMKANNIRPDLVLYGTIIWGFCNLGRFEDVKPLLVEMKDYNIEVSQVIYTTLIDSYFKAGKNVEARNMLNEMQERGMAPNIVTYCSLINGLCKLGYVQEAIGYFHSLISVGLQPNIVVYSSLIHGLCKNDRVEDARKLFQEMPEKCLIPDKIAYTSLIDGTMKQGDIQEALNLVKQMTETGLEIDLHTYTCLISGLSRHGQLHQARDLLHEMIENGVQPDEVVYVCLIRKYHENGNSKEADALLNEMIEKGLSPVKSVLLEKTYGPELT; from the coding sequence ATGTCCATGCTGCTACGCCGGCTCAAAACCTCTCATTGCCGTTCTGTAAGCTCATCGTTGTTTAATTCCGCATGCTGTCTGTTTTCCGGAAATTTGTTAGCTTGGGACACTTGTTTTCTGTGTTCTCGTTGCTCATTTTCGACAACTTCAACTTTTAGCAATTTTAATGGGCTTTTTCATCGCGAGACAGTAGTTAAAATTGTGAAAGAAGAGAGGTGGGATGATTTTCGCCTCGTCGGATTGTTAAGTTCGGCCTTGGCCCCCGTTTGGGTGTCTAGATTATTGATTATGCTGAAGCAGGATCCATTATTGGCTCTTAGGTTCTTTAAATGGGCTGAATCGCAGAATGGTTTTCGTCATACAGTGGATAATTATTGTGTCGTTGCTCATATACTGTTCTGTTCGAGGATGTATGGAGACGTGCACATTGTGCTCAGGCAATTGGTTACATTTCACAGAGACAGGGGAGGTGATATTAGGCATCTCCCTCTGCTTGCTATTGTGGATGTTTTATGGGCGAGGAGGAATGTTTGCGTGCCTGGTTATGGGGTTTTTGATGCATTGTTCAGTGTATTGATGGAGTTGGAGATGTTGGAGGAAGCTAGGCAGTGTTTCCTGAGGATGATAAAGTTTAGAGTGATTCCGAAAGCAAGGTCTTGTGATGTTCTGTTACGGAAGTACTCTAAGGTGGCAGATGGAGTTTCGGCAAAGAAGTTTTTTAGTGATATGATTGGAGCTGGAATAGTTCCATCGATTTATACCTATAACATAATGATTGGGATCTTGTGTAAAGAAGGGGACTTAAAAGCTGCGAGGAGCTTGTTTGAGAGGATGAAGGACATGGACATCTCTCCGGATGTTGTTACTTATAATTCGCTCGTAGATGGCTATGGAAAACTTGGTGAATTGTGCGAGGCAGTTTGTGTATATGAGGAGATGAAAGCGGCAGGGTGTTCTCCAGACATAATTACATATAACACATTGATTAATTGCTTTTGTAAATTTGAGAAAATGCCACAGGCGTTCAACTTTCTTAGGGAAATGAAAGAAGGATGCATTAGACCTAATGTTGTAACTTACAGCACATTCattgatgcgttttgtaaagaAGGGATGTTGCAGAATGCTATTAAGTATTTTGTTGACATGAGACGAGTTGGTCTGATTCCTAATGAATTTACTTACACTTCTCTGATTGATGCTAACTTTAAGACCGGAAAGTTTGAGGATGCCCTGAAGTTTGTAAAAGAAATGGTAGAAGCTGCTGTGAAGTTGAATGTTGTTACCTACACAGCGTTGCTCGATGGGCTATGTGAAGAAGGGAGGTTGCATGAAGCAGAAGAAGTTTTTACGGTCATGTTGAAAGATGGAGTAGTTCCTAATGAGAAAATATATACAGCTTTAATGCAAGGGTACCTTAAAGCCAAAAGGATAGATGATGCTATGAGGATTCATGAAAAAATGAAAGCAAATAACATCAGACCAGATCTAGTTTTGTACGGTACTATAATCTGGGGGTTTTGCAATCTGGGAAGGTTCGAAGATGTAAAACCATTGTTGGTTGAAATGAAGGACTACAATATAGAGGTTAGTCAAGTAATATACACCACACTAATTGATTCCTATTTCAAAGCTGGAAAAAACGTAGAAGCACGGAATATGCTTAATGAAATGCAAGAGAGAGGTATGGCACCAAACATTGTGACATATTGTTCACTAATTAATGGTTTATGCAAACTGGGATATGTCCAAGAAGCAATTGGTTATTTCCATAGTCTCATAAGTGTTGGTTTGCAACCAAATATTGTCGTTTATTCATCTCTAATTCACGGTCTCTGTAAAAATGATCGCGTTGAAGATGCCAGAAAGCTTTTCCAGGAAATGCCTGAGAAGTGCTTGATTCCAGATAAAATTGCATATACATCTTTGATTGATGGAACCATGAAGCAGGGAGATATTCAGGAAGCTTTGAATCTGGTGAAGCAAATGACTGAAACTGGTTTGGAGATTGATCTTCATACCTACACATGTTTAATTTCCGGGCTCTCAAGACATGGACAACTCCATCAAGCAAGAGATTTGCTTCACGAGATGATTGAGAATGGAGTTCAGCCTGATGAAGTTGTTTATGTATGTCTGATACGTAAGTACCATGAGAATGGCAACAGCAAGGAAGCTGATGCCTTACTGAATGAAATGATCGAAAAAGGTCTTTCTCCTGTTAAAAGTGTGCTGCTGGAAAAAACATACGGACCTGAATTGACATAA